Genomic DNA from Thermodesulfobacteriota bacterium:
GGAGAAGCGGCCGGTGGAGGGAGTGCGCGGCATCATCGAGCGCAACGCGGTGCGCTACTACCTGGCCCTGGAAGTATTCCTGGAGACCCGCTCCCTCCCGCCCGGAGAGCGCCTCGAGACCAGGCTCCGGACCTGGTTCGAGCGCACCGAGCGCTACCCGCAGCTCGAGGAACTGAGCCGGGAGGAGTACCTGGAGAGCAAGCGCCGGGAGCAACGCAACCAGTCGCACCTCCAGCAGACCATGGACGCCTCGGGCCCTGGCGCGCTCCCCGGTTCCTGACCCACCCGGATGCCGGAGCCGAACTACGTCGCTTTGTCTACGAGCCCGAATTGCGGGGCCGGGATCGGAACCGTCCGACGCGGCTCTTCCTCTTCCGACTCTCTGACGGCCTTTCGGCCCGGAGGCACGCTCGGATACCCCGGGGGGGGGCGCCTTGAAACCCGCACCGCGCCTGGTATGAAGGGACCCCAAGGCGCCCCCTGCGGGTCACTCGGAGGGCTCCTGGCCGCAGCGCCCGCGCCCACCACCGCTCCGCCGGAGGGAAGCCCATGGTCGGTCCCGCCCGCTCCGCCTGTCGCTGTCACGCCCACCGGGATACAGATCTCGCGGGGGCAGAGCCCCATCTCGGGCCGGCCGGCCTCACCCGCCGCGGCTTCATGACCGCCCTGAGCGCCGGCGCGGTGGGCCTGGCGGCAGGAGGGGGCTCCGGCCACGCCGCTCCGGTCGCGGACCCGCCGGCAGAGTCTTCCGTGCGGGTGCGGCTCCAGGTGAACGGCCGCTACCAGGAGCTCCTGGTGGAGCCGCGCTGGTCGCTGCTGTTCGTGCTGCGGGAGCGCCTGGGCCTCACCGGCACCAAGGTGGGCTGCGGGCGCGGCGAGTGCGGCGCCTGCACCGTGCTCCTGGAAGGAGTACCCCGCTACGCCTGCCTCACTCTGGCGGTGGAGGCCCAGGGCTTCGAGGTGACCACCGTGGAGGGGCTCCTGCGCGGCGAGGAGCTGGGGCCCACCCAGCAGGCCTTCGCGGAGCACGACGCCTTCCAGTGCGGCTACTGCACCCCCGGCCAGATCATGGCCGTCGAAGGCCTCCTGCGGCAGACGCCCGAGCCCTCGCCAGCGGAGATCCGCCGCGGCGTCTCCGGCAATCTCTGCCGCTGCGGCGCCTACGCGAACATCTTTCGAGCGGCCGAAAGGGCGGCGGAGCTCAAGCGCGGGGGAGGTGGCTGACCCATGGCCGAGAACCGGGACTACTACGTGAAGGACCTGGAGGTCCCCGAGACCCCGCCCGCGGGCCAGGAGCCGGCCCCCTGGGGGCAGACCGTGGTGGTGGGCGGCCGTCGGCCCCGGGTGGATGCCTACGAGCGGGTGAGCGGCACCGCGGTCTACCCCTCGGACGTGCTCCTCCCCCACATGCTCTACGGCGCAGTGCTGCGCTGTCCCCATCCCCACGCCACGGTCCGCTCGGTGGACGCCTCGGCCGCCGAGGCCCTGCCCGGGGTCCACGCCGTGCTCACCGGCGAGAGCCCCGAGGCGGCCGGCGTGCGCTGGGCCTACTCCCCCGACCACGTCCTGCCCCTCTTCGACCCCCACTGCCGCTACGAGGGCGAAGCGGTGGCCGCGGTGGCGGCCGAGACACCCCACCGGGCCCAGGATGCCCTGCGGGCCATCCGGGTGGAGTACGAGGTGCACCCCTTCGTCTCCGACGAGCGCGGGGCCCTGGCCGAGGGGGCGCCCCCGGTGCACCCGGGGGGCAACCGGCGCAAGACCGACCGCTACGTCCGAGGCGACGTGGAAGCGGGCTTCGCCCAGGCGGACGCCACGGCGGAGCTCTCCTTTCGCACCGAGGCGGAGCTCCACACCCCCCTGGAGCTGCACGGGTGCGTGGCCCGCTG
This window encodes:
- a CDS encoding (2Fe-2S)-binding protein, translated to MVGPARSACRCHAHRDTDLAGAEPHLGPAGLTRRGFMTALSAGAVGLAAGGGSGHAAPVADPPAESSVRVRLQVNGRYQELLVEPRWSLLFVLRERLGLTGTKVGCGRGECGACTVLLEGVPRYACLTLAVEAQGFEVTTVEGLLRGEELGPTQQAFAEHDAFQCGYCTPGQIMAVEGLLRQTPEPSPAEIRRGVSGNLCRCGAYANIFRAAERAAELKRGGGG